A single region of the Triticum dicoccoides isolate Atlit2015 ecotype Zavitan chromosome 2B, WEW_v2.0, whole genome shotgun sequence genome encodes:
- the LOC119362701 gene encoding uncharacterized protein LOC119362701 isoform X1, with translation MQLIASLLDTAHRQKLKDPLLDIGSPKTKQYSPIQQVRRNGQTSPMLKRLKELSIYCLIPRKEPTNMDEQNSHVLRCWKRITKRWSVPEEEPSTDQDLLPLLGMLILDSLASFDLENCIEISRATGLISKIIEFTSSITEMTNINETQQALLKGSSLELLTRFSSTKGEFGVIMRQKISEHPFLLGHLADILDDSGSSQELMELTSELLRNLAMEGNTKEEIGQIRVIISRLMHAFLSQDALSSTDSGQRLRMKSGQALAVLAMESANNCSVMLAEPGYVFIKELTLMIHSDRYRYVASILLRNMCVHARPVLRNSDLKEISYIVREVLEGIMDAEGKELEVLVDLSSQICNATPDDFARELEHGQIKETFIKRLVDALYSNMIPTAHCPSIRRAIVEHAIYMMESNTVYASCFKNCGMMEALLVVERTPSRAGNYRFFSGDAGLMEHSIPLSTLVARAKELMDRE, from the exons ATGCAGCTCATAGCCTCACTTCTGGACACTGCTCACCGGCAGAAATTAAAGGATCCTCTTCTGGACATTGGCAGCCCCAAGACAAAACAGTATAGTCCGATTCAACAAGTTAGAAGGAATGGACAGACCTCCCCGATGCTTAAAAGGTTGAAAGAGTTGTCAATATACTGTTTGATTCCAAGGAAGGAgccaactaacatggatgaacaaaacTCCCATGTACTCCGATGCTGGAAGCGGATCACAAAACGTTGGTCTGTTCCAGAGGAGGAGCCATCAACAGAtcaagatctcctacctttgttggGCATGTTAATTCTTGATAGCCTTGCTAGCTTTGATCTTGAGAACTGTATAGAAATCAGCAGAGCAACTGGCCTCATCTCAAAGATCATAGAGTTCACAAGCAGCATAACTGAAATGACTAATATTAATGAgacacagcaggcactgctgaaagGTTCATCACTGGAGCTGCTGACAAGATTTTCAAGTACTAAAGGGGAATTTGGTGTAATTATGCGTCAGAAGATTTCAGAACATCCCTTCCTTTTGGGCCATCTTGCAGATATCTTGGATGACAGTGGGAGTAGCCAAGAACTTATGGAGCTCACATCAGAACTCCTTAGAAATCTGGCCATGGAGGGAAATACAAAGGAGGAGATTGGACAAATCCGAGTGATCATTAGCAGGTTGATGCATGCATTTCTCAGCCAAGATGCACTCTCAAGTACGGATTCAGGTCAGCGGCTACGAATGAAATCAGGACAAGCGCTGGCAGTATTGGCAATGGAGAGTGCGAATAACTGTTCCGTTATGTTAGCAGAACCAGGGTACGTATTCATCAAGGAACTCACACTTATGATCCATAGTGACAGGTACAGGTACGTAGCATCAATCTTGTTGCGGAATATGTGTGTGCATGCTCGACCAGTGCTTCGCAACTCTGACCTGAAGGAAATCTCCTACATTGTGAGAGAG GTACTGGAAGGAATAATGGATGCAGAAGGGAAAGAACTGGAGGTCCTTGTTGATCTTAGTTCACAAATATGTAATGCCACTCCAGACGATTTTGCGCGAGAACTAGAGCATGGTCAGATTAAGGAGACATTTATAAAGAGGCTTGTCGATGCACTTTACTCAAATATGATACCCACTGCTCACTGTCCCAGCATCAGGAGGGCGATAGTTGAACATGCCATATACATGATGGAATCCAATACGGTCTATGCTAGCTGTTTCAAGAACTGTGGGATGATGGAAGCACTACTAGTGGTAGAGCGTACACCTTCAAGGGCTGGAAACTACAGGTTCTTCTCAGGTGATGCAGGACTCATGGAGCACAGCATACCTCTATCCACACTTGTGGCTAGAGCAAAAGAACTGATGGACCGTGAGTAG